One window from the genome of Gemmatimonadota bacterium encodes:
- a CDS encoding ABC transporter permease, producing MNTTSAFAEAVVRVATPLAYAALGELVVERSGIINIGLEGSIIAGAYGALVFAGHGGAVFGVAGGLLAGVLLAVLFAVFVLVFRADQIITGTAISILALGVTGALYQTMYGSVGVALTTPTFAPFAVPGLSSLPVVGRALFAQPVMTYPLYFLFPLLAWWMYRTAAGLALRAVGEKPFAATAAGVSVSRVRWLALLFGGAMGGLSGATLVLAQAGTFLEGMSAGRGFIAIAIVALGRWTPLGVAGAVLLFGAAGALQFLAQAMAWPIPYSVSLATPYVFTLVVLAVTRGRAVAPAALGARED from the coding sequence GTGAACACAACCAGCGCTTTCGCCGAAGCCGTCGTGCGTGTGGCCACGCCGTTGGCGTATGCGGCGCTCGGTGAACTTGTTGTGGAGCGCTCGGGGATCATCAACATTGGCCTTGAGGGGTCCATCATTGCTGGTGCCTATGGGGCACTCGTCTTCGCCGGACACGGTGGCGCCGTGTTCGGTGTGGCGGGCGGGCTCTTGGCTGGTGTGTTGTTGGCGGTTCTTTTTGCGGTCTTTGTGTTGGTGTTTCGCGCGGACCAAATTATTACTGGCACGGCCATCAGTATTTTGGCGCTCGGAGTGACGGGTGCCCTGTATCAAACCATGTACGGCAGTGTCGGTGTCGCACTCACCACGCCAACCTTTGCGCCGTTCGCCGTTCCCGGGTTGTCCTCGTTACCTGTTGTTGGACGAGCGTTGTTTGCCCAGCCGGTGATGACTTACCCGCTGTATTTTTTGTTTCCGTTGCTTGCGTGGTGGATGTATCGAACCGCCGCTGGCCTTGCTCTCCGCGCGGTTGGTGAAAAACCTTTCGCAGCCACGGCAGCGGGGGTTTCGGTGTCCCGTGTCCGATGGCTCGCCCTCTTGTTTGGTGGTGCAATGGGTGGCCTCAGCGGCGCCACGCTCGTTCTCGCGCAGGCGGGGACGTTTCTTGAGGGCATGTCGGCGGGGCGAGGATTCATTGCCATCGCGATCGTAGCGCTTGGGCGGTGGACCCCGCTCGGCGTCGCTGGCGCTGTGTTGCTCTTTGGTGCCGCCGGAGCGCTCCAGTTTCTCGCGCAAGCCATGGCGTGGCCTATTCCGTACTCTGTGTCACTCGCCACGCCGTACGTCTTTACGTTAGTGGTGTTGGCCGTCACGCGCGGACGGGCGGTGGCTCCAGCGGCGCTGGGTGCGCGCGAAGACTAA
- the polA gene encoding DNA polymerase I encodes MSAPTGPRLFLIDGYALIYRSFFALGAQPLLNSRGENTSIARGASDFLKRLIEKHKPEYLGWVHDAGLSFRHERYPAYKATRERLEPAMQADFDTGVERITQILEAYHVPVLSLEHYEADDVIGTLARQAAARGLNTVVVSGDKDFVQLIDEHIWILNPWHGRPGFTSEKWYDLANAAERLGVPPHLVTDYLALLGDSSDNVPGVKGIGEKGAHALIEKWGPLEAILAHTEEVEPTRARNALKEFGANGVLSKELVTIRDDLAMTLDLEALALSTPDWNRLRELFVELEFRGAAQDAAVQAGAPATTTATAVADTGDRPAGASAATEPPPPQVEKRYRVIDTVAGVHELIARARQVPFIAIDTETVLDAGAPPIITPLRANLVGLSVAVAPGESYYLPFAHRDRASSQGDLALGASPKSATAAGSSIAARAIAEGAAPAQNLPSLLGDEMAPLRALLADVSVRKTAHNAKYDLLVLRRTGVTVGGLDFDSMLASYVLDPGRRSNAIDALAIEFLQIPMTGFDELTGKGKTQIPFDEVPVATAAEYSCADADIALRLRMLLEPRLDTVEATPLMRDVELPLIEVLAEMEWHGIAIDVPWFHSLKTRFAKEREAVEQQIYAASGEEFNINSNKQLGVILFGKLGLPVRKKTTTGPSTDASVLQELADEGHVLPALMMEYRELAKLESTYLDTLPALVNPRDGRLHTSYSQTVASTGRLASSDPNLQNIPIRRQLGKEIRKGFIPVPGWTMLAADYSQIELRLLAHLSHDPAFVEAFNAGGDIHRQTGAIIFGVPLDSVTSEMRARAKTINFATIYGQGAFALSRQLKVENAEAKAFIETYFERFAGIRKFLDDTVTQAKARGYVETIFKRRRYIPELQDRNFNIRAFGERTAQNSPIQGSAADLIKVAMIRIHHALIAAKLTGRMLLQVHDELVFECPSDELETLRTLVEHEMTTAVALDVPLVVDIGTGPNWLETKR; translated from the coding sequence ATGTCTGCACCCACCGGTCCCCGTCTGTTTCTCATCGACGGCTACGCGCTCATCTATCGCTCGTTCTTTGCGCTCGGCGCACAACCGCTCCTCAACAGTCGCGGTGAAAACACGTCGATTGCGCGCGGGGCGAGTGATTTTCTCAAACGCCTCATCGAAAAACACAAACCCGAATATCTCGGGTGGGTCCACGATGCGGGCCTTTCGTTTCGGCACGAGCGCTACCCCGCCTACAAAGCCACCCGCGAACGACTTGAGCCGGCCATGCAGGCCGATTTTGACACCGGTGTCGAGCGGATTACGCAGATTCTCGAAGCGTATCACGTTCCCGTGCTGTCGCTCGAGCATTACGAAGCCGACGACGTCATTGGCACACTTGCGCGGCAGGCGGCGGCGCGCGGTCTCAATACGGTCGTGGTGTCCGGCGACAAAGATTTCGTACAACTGATCGACGAACACATTTGGATCTTGAATCCATGGCACGGGCGTCCTGGTTTCACGAGCGAGAAATGGTACGACCTCGCGAACGCCGCCGAACGGCTTGGGGTGCCACCCCACCTGGTGACGGACTATCTCGCGCTCCTCGGCGATAGTTCCGATAACGTGCCGGGCGTCAAAGGGATTGGAGAAAAAGGCGCCCACGCGTTGATCGAGAAATGGGGACCGCTCGAAGCGATTCTCGCGCACACGGAAGAAGTGGAACCGACCCGCGCCCGTAATGCGCTCAAAGAGTTCGGTGCCAACGGCGTGTTGTCGAAAGAATTAGTAACAATTAGAGACGATTTGGCGATGACACTCGACCTCGAGGCGCTTGCCCTGTCGACGCCCGACTGGAATCGTCTCCGTGAACTATTTGTGGAACTCGAGTTTCGCGGCGCCGCACAGGATGCGGCCGTGCAGGCGGGCGCGCCAGCGACGACCACGGCCACCGCTGTTGCTGATACCGGAGACCGTCCGGCGGGTGCGTCAGCAGCGACCGAGCCACCACCGCCTCAGGTAGAGAAGCGGTATCGCGTGATCGACACCGTGGCTGGGGTGCACGAACTCATCGCACGGGCCCGCCAGGTTCCGTTCATCGCCATCGATACGGAAACCGTGCTCGACGCTGGTGCGCCACCCATCATCACCCCGCTCCGTGCGAACCTCGTGGGGTTGTCTGTCGCGGTGGCACCAGGCGAATCCTATTATTTGCCATTCGCGCATCGCGACCGCGCGTCCTCGCAAGGCGACCTCGCGCTTGGGGCATCTCCCAAGAGCGCCACGGCGGCGGGCTCCAGTATTGCCGCCCGAGCGATCGCCGAAGGCGCTGCGCCAGCCCAAAATCTTCCATCGTTGCTCGGCGACGAGATGGCGCCGCTTCGGGCCCTCCTCGCCGATGTCTCGGTGCGCAAGACGGCACACAACGCGAAATACGATCTCTTGGTATTGCGCCGCACCGGCGTCACGGTGGGCGGACTTGATTTTGATTCGATGCTGGCCAGCTATGTGCTAGATCCAGGCCGTCGCTCCAATGCCATCGACGCACTAGCAATCGAGTTTCTGCAAATCCCCATGACAGGGTTCGACGAACTCACCGGCAAAGGCAAAACACAAATCCCCTTCGACGAAGTCCCGGTCGCGACGGCAGCGGAGTATTCGTGTGCCGATGCCGACATTGCGCTCCGGCTTCGCATGCTGCTCGAACCGCGGCTCGACACGGTCGAAGCCACTCCCCTGATGCGGGATGTGGAGCTGCCGCTTATTGAAGTGCTCGCCGAAATGGAATGGCACGGGATCGCGATCGATGTGCCGTGGTTTCATTCGCTCAAAACGCGCTTCGCGAAAGAACGCGAAGCGGTAGAGCAGCAGATTTACGCCGCATCCGGCGAAGAGTTCAACATCAACTCCAATAAGCAGCTCGGCGTTATTCTCTTCGGAAAACTCGGTCTTCCGGTTCGGAAAAAAACCACAACGGGCCCGAGCACCGACGCATCAGTTCTCCAGGAACTCGCGGACGAAGGCCACGTGTTGCCCGCACTGATGATGGAGTACCGCGAGCTGGCAAAACTCGAAAGCACATACCTCGATACGCTGCCGGCGCTCGTGAACCCCAGGGACGGTCGGCTGCATACGTCCTACAGTCAAACGGTGGCGAGCACGGGGCGCCTCGCGTCGAGTGATCCGAACCTGCAGAATATTCCCATCCGCCGGCAACTCGGCAAAGAGATTCGCAAAGGGTTTATCCCGGTTCCTGGTTGGACAATGCTTGCCGCGGATTATTCACAGATTGAACTCCGACTGCTGGCACATCTTTCGCACGACCCGGCGTTCGTCGAGGCCTTCAACGCCGGAGGCGATATCCACCGGCAAACCGGCGCAATCATTTTTGGGGTGCCGCTCGACTCGGTCACATCGGAAATGCGCGCGCGCGCCAAGACAATTAATTTCGCGACGATTTATGGCCAAGGCGCGTTCGCACTCTCTCGGCAGTTGAAAGTCGAGAACGCAGAAGCCAAGGCGTTCATTGAGACGTACTTCGAGCGGTTTGCTGGGATTCGGAAATTTCTCGACGATACGGTCACCCAGGCCAAGGCGCGGGGGTACGTCGAGACAATCTTTAAACGGCGGCGTTATATCCCCGAGCTTCAGGACCGCAATTTCAACATCAGGGCCTTTGGCGAGCGTACGGCCCAGAACTCTCCGATTCAGGGATCGGCGGCCGACCTCATCAAGGTGGCGATGATTCGCATCCACCACGCCCTGATCGCCGCGAAGCTGACTGGCCGGATGTTGCTGCAGGTGCACGACGAATTGGTGTTCGAGTGTCCCAGTGATGAGCTTGAAACCCTACGGACCCTCGTTGAGCACGAAATGACGACCGCCGTCGCGCTCGACGTGCCATTGGTGGTGGATATTGGGACGGGCCCCAACTGGCTGGAGACAAAACGCTAG
- a CDS encoding GWxTD domain-containing protein, whose translation MPTQAGRAVAFTATILILSACRGATPASAPGRGPAPSAAPDAGARRVTPAGPEFDQAKLYQDMGFLARGAPMPFIGTISFLAAPSKDSTHALFAVSMTNAALTFARENDRFRAGYSISIFIKDGGATVAQSEAHESVLVASYKETSRIDESIIYQDLLTVKPGRYTLSVTVRDDGSSRSATEDVALIVPTLGVGAGTISTPIAFTRVSPRISVDSLPRLVANPQSAAVFGRDSVVGVYVEAYDNGTQARLPLNVTVTADRGSRLFSDTLSLPRRGSLYSGVVYLAVSRVGIGPATVAFSRLGTADSVKAVVFISFGDDLPVASYQDMVDYLRWFANPVRLKALRDTAPEMRAGAWAAFLKTSASAVAGNDPLREYFRRLLDANTRFHEEGSPGWKTDRGKVLLGLGDPDAVFEQQPRAGDMGQRGRTQIWEYRGLNVQLTFYDQSGFGRWRLTNSSELEFTAAWRRRVQ comes from the coding sequence ATGCCAACACAGGCCGGCCGCGCAGTTGCCTTTACGGCAACCATTCTGATTCTCTCTGCCTGCCGCGGAGCGACTCCAGCGAGCGCTCCAGGGCGCGGCCCAGCTCCGTCAGCTGCGCCAGACGCTGGCGCGCGCCGCGTCACACCGGCCGGTCCTGAGTTTGATCAGGCCAAGCTGTATCAGGACATGGGATTCCTTGCTCGTGGCGCGCCGATGCCATTTATCGGCACCATTTCCTTTCTTGCCGCACCCAGTAAAGACTCCACACACGCGCTGTTCGCCGTCTCGATGACCAATGCCGCGCTCACCTTTGCCCGCGAAAACGATCGTTTTCGCGCCGGCTACAGCATCAGCATTTTCATCAAGGACGGTGGCGCAACAGTCGCGCAGAGTGAAGCGCACGAATCTGTGTTGGTCGCGAGCTACAAGGAGACATCCCGTATCGATGAAAGCATCATCTATCAGGATTTGCTCACGGTAAAACCTGGGCGCTACACGCTGAGTGTGACGGTTCGCGATGATGGAAGCTCTCGCTCGGCCACTGAGGACGTCGCACTGATTGTCCCAACACTCGGTGTGGGAGCGGGCACGATCTCAACCCCCATCGCCTTCACGCGCGTATCGCCCCGCATTTCAGTGGATTCACTGCCTCGGCTCGTTGCCAACCCGCAGTCGGCGGCCGTCTTTGGGCGCGACAGTGTTGTGGGCGTTTACGTCGAAGCGTATGACAACGGAACGCAAGCACGCCTCCCGTTGAACGTGACAGTGACAGCGGATCGCGGCTCGCGCCTTTTTTCGGACACCCTCTCTCTTCCCCGCCGCGGCTCGCTGTACAGTGGCGTCGTGTATCTCGCCGTGTCCCGCGTCGGCATCGGCCCGGCAACGGTCGCGTTTTCGCGCCTCGGAACGGCGGACAGCGTAAAGGCGGTTGTATTCATTTCGTTCGGCGATGATCTGCCGGTCGCGTCCTATCAGGACATGGTCGACTATCTGCGGTGGTTTGCGAATCCCGTTCGACTCAAGGCGCTTCGCGATACGGCTCCTGAGATGCGGGCGGGGGCCTGGGCGGCCTTCCTCAAAACCAGCGCTTCGGCCGTGGCTGGAAATGACCCATTGCGCGAGTACTTCCGTCGCTTGCTCGACGCGAACACCCGGTTCCACGAAGAAGGATCTCCCGGTTGGAAGACCGACCGCGGGAAGGTCTTACTCGGATTGGGCGACCCAGATGCCGTGTTTGAGCAACAACCGAGAGCTGGTGACATGGGCCAGCGCGGGCGAACGCAAATCTGGGAGTATCGAGGCCTCAACGTGCAGTTGACATTCTATGACCAGAGTGGCTTTGGACGGTGGCGCCTGACGAATAGCAGCGAACTCGAGTTTACCGCGGCGTGGCGCCGGCGCGTGCAATAG
- a CDS encoding serine/threonine-protein kinase: MARDPLVGTTLAGYALLDRVGEGGTATVYRATHPTFGECAVKVLRERLRQDKTAVARFLREASYGTRVQHQNVVRTLETGQSAEGLHFLAIEWAPGEILEGYAKRHAPLPADEVSAIILQIADAVYAAHSSGIVHRDLKPENLMYDPATRIVKLLDFGIATSTDATADDRLTRAGFFVGTLMYVAPEALSGEVVTPAADQYSLATIAYLLLTGTLPYTAKTPREMFTQLLSQPPIALNKAKPGVQFSPVVEQTVMRGLEKAPADRFADVLAFAKALELSLADGGKAEDGGGFMTRMKGLFRGKN; encoded by the coding sequence GTGGCTCGTGATCCCCTTGTAGGCACAACATTGGCAGGCTATGCCCTTCTCGACCGCGTCGGTGAGGGGGGCACGGCCACGGTATACCGTGCCACTCACCCAACGTTTGGTGAGTGCGCCGTCAAAGTTTTACGCGAGCGGCTTCGTCAAGATAAGACCGCGGTCGCCCGTTTTCTCCGCGAGGCCTCATACGGCACCCGCGTCCAACACCAAAATGTGGTACGAACGCTCGAAACTGGACAGTCCGCCGAAGGACTTCACTTTCTGGCCATTGAATGGGCTCCGGGCGAGATCCTTGAGGGATACGCCAAGCGACACGCCCCGCTTCCGGCCGACGAAGTATCGGCGATCATCCTTCAGATCGCCGATGCCGTGTACGCCGCTCACAGTAGCGGCATTGTCCATCGGGACTTAAAGCCCGAAAATCTCATGTATGACCCGGCAACCCGCATCGTCAAGTTGCTGGATTTTGGTATTGCCACTTCCACAGACGCAACGGCAGACGACCGCCTGACGCGTGCGGGATTTTTTGTCGGCACCCTGATGTACGTCGCACCCGAAGCGTTGTCCGGAGAAGTGGTCACACCTGCTGCCGACCAATACAGCCTCGCGACGATCGCCTATCTGCTGCTGACTGGCACCCTGCCGTACACCGCCAAGACGCCGCGCGAGATGTTCACGCAACTGCTCTCTCAGCCGCCGATTGCGCTCAATAAGGCCAAGCCAGGCGTCCAGTTCTCGCCGGTGGTTGAGCAGACCGTTATGCGTGGACTCGAGAAGGCGCCCGCGGATCGCTTTGCCGACGTTCTGGCGTTTGCCAAGGCCCTCGAACTTTCTCTCGCCGATGGCGGGAAGGCTGAGGACGGTGGGGGCTTTATGACGCGGATGAAGGGCTTGTTTCGGGGAAAGAACTAG
- a CDS encoding HAMP domain-containing sensor histidine kinase: protein MSLRFRLRASTVALGTVFVSVFIVLVIADRYVRQAGWPMRLALWATLLVAVIAILVGLVFERRQARSIAERSAELEQLSAELYRANRAKSEFLANVSHELRTPLAAIVGFVDLLREGAYGELSARQTGPVERIESSANHLRELVEQVLDLAKMAAGRLDVHRELIKLRPFVIDVAAEVEPLITKKGLAFSIAVPSTLPRIATDPTHLRQILVNLLGNAIKFTAEGSITMRAAFVLEGQVTTFAAAAHARPLLAAGGNWVALQVIDTGPGIDEKDLERVFEEFEQVNAGPRGDSMRRGTGLGLSISRRLARLLDGDITLESQLGKGTVFTLWVPADSPPPEKQTSSFPETSPSSAS, encoded by the coding sequence GTGAGTCTGCGGTTTCGGTTGCGCGCTTCTACGGTCGCCCTAGGCACGGTGTTTGTCAGCGTCTTCATCGTATTGGTGATCGCGGACCGCTACGTGCGGCAGGCAGGCTGGCCGATGCGCTTGGCGTTATGGGCCACCCTCCTGGTGGCCGTGATCGCCATTCTTGTGGGGCTGGTGTTCGAGCGCCGACAGGCCCGCAGTATCGCGGAGCGATCAGCCGAACTGGAGCAACTTTCTGCGGAACTGTATCGCGCGAATCGGGCCAAATCCGAATTCCTCGCGAACGTCTCGCATGAGCTTCGCACGCCGCTGGCGGCCATCGTCGGGTTCGTGGACCTCTTACGCGAGGGCGCGTATGGAGAGCTCAGTGCGCGTCAGACGGGCCCCGTCGAGCGCATTGAGTCGTCGGCCAATCATCTGCGCGAGCTTGTGGAGCAGGTGCTGGATCTCGCCAAAATGGCGGCCGGCCGCCTCGATGTGCATCGCGAACTCATCAAGCTTCGCCCGTTTGTCATCGACGTGGCCGCTGAAGTGGAGCCACTGATTACAAAGAAAGGGCTCGCGTTTTCTATTGCGGTGCCGTCCACACTTCCGCGCATCGCCACCGACCCAACGCACCTGCGGCAGATTCTCGTGAACCTTCTTGGCAATGCCATAAAATTCACAGCCGAAGGAAGTATCACGATGCGCGCGGCCTTCGTGCTGGAAGGGCAGGTGACAACGTTCGCGGCCGCGGCCCACGCTCGTCCGCTGTTAGCGGCGGGCGGGAACTGGGTGGCGCTGCAGGTCATCGACACGGGCCCAGGGATCGACGAGAAGGACCTGGAACGGGTGTTCGAAGAGTTTGAGCAAGTGAATGCGGGGCCGCGCGGCGATTCGATGCGGCGCGGAACGGGGCTTGGCCTTTCAATCTCACGGCGCCTAGCCCGACTGCTCGACGGGGATATCACCCTCGAGAGTCAGCTCGGTAAAGGAACGGTCTTCACGCTGTGGGTGCCTGCCGACTCACCGCCACCGGAAAAACAGACTAGTTCTTTCCCCGAAACAAGCCCTTCATCCGCGTCATAA
- the pyrE gene encoding orotate phosphoribosyltransferase, whose protein sequence is MTPHEQLLAFLAERSARRGNFTLASGRQSSLYIDARLTTMSPDGLATIGPLALAAIHDAGWSPDSVGGLTLGADPVSYAIAYASALAGAPIRAFTVRKEAKAHGTGKLIEGPFQPTDRVVVIEDVITTGGSALKAIAAVRAAGATVLGVLAVVDREEGGREAIAASGVTAIALAGAAEIIARMPETSGS, encoded by the coding sequence ATGACGCCTCACGAACAACTCCTCGCCTTCCTCGCCGAACGCTCGGCGCGCCGCGGCAACTTCACGCTGGCCTCCGGACGCCAGTCGTCGTTGTATATCGACGCACGCCTGACCACGATGAGCCCGGATGGCCTCGCCACGATTGGCCCCCTGGCACTCGCCGCCATTCATGATGCGGGGTGGTCACCAGACTCTGTTGGTGGCTTAACCCTTGGTGCCGATCCTGTGAGCTACGCGATTGCGTATGCGAGCGCCCTCGCGGGAGCTCCGATCCGTGCGTTCACGGTTCGGAAGGAAGCGAAAGCACACGGTACAGGCAAGCTCATTGAAGGGCCGTTCCAGCCGACCGACCGCGTGGTGGTCATTGAGGATGTTATCACGACGGGCGGATCGGCGCTCAAGGCCATCGCCGCCGTGCGAGCTGCCGGCGCGACGGTCCTCGGCGTGCTCGCCGTTGTGGACCGGGAAGAGGGGGGGCGTGAGGCTATTGCCGCCTCGGGGGTGACGGCCATTGCCTTGGCGGGCGCGGCTGAAATCATCGCGCGCATGCCAGAAACCTCAGGGTCCTAA
- a CDS encoding helix-turn-helix domain-containing protein, which translates to MTHRASPHMAPVATMLEPHERSRVDAAGAGLYRTIHRERVDEIVRDLRERRVSAVLLSVARCVHEEPARVEAMVREFPRIPAVALLSSNTGQRNAEAILAMGNCGVRSLVDAREPAGWAQLRELLGAEASRDVDRATLALLREDLAGVPGDCWRFFESLFAAGAQLSTVRQLASSLGVLPSTLMSRFFRARLPAPKRYLAYTRLIRAARLFENTGLSVADVANHLDYSSPQSFGRHVRTLLHLTASEFRARYTGDAMSERFRADLVLPYLDRLQTLRPLAVRATVRAVAVPGTISAAA; encoded by the coding sequence ATGACACACCGCGCCTCACCACACATGGCTCCGGTTGCAACGATGCTGGAGCCGCACGAACGTTCGCGCGTTGACGCTGCCGGCGCCGGCCTCTATCGCACCATCCATCGCGAGCGCGTTGATGAGATTGTGCGGGATCTGCGAGAGCGACGTGTGAGTGCCGTCCTCCTGTCCGTCGCGCGATGTGTGCACGAGGAGCCCGCGCGTGTAGAAGCGATGGTGCGAGAATTTCCACGCATCCCTGCCGTCGCGCTGCTGTCATCGAACACGGGTCAGCGCAACGCGGAGGCGATTCTTGCGATGGGAAACTGCGGCGTGCGTTCGCTCGTGGATGCACGGGAACCCGCAGGATGGGCACAGCTTCGGGAGTTGCTCGGAGCAGAAGCGTCGCGCGACGTCGACCGGGCAACACTCGCGCTGCTGCGCGAGGATCTCGCGGGGGTGCCTGGAGATTGCTGGCGATTTTTCGAGTCGTTGTTCGCGGCTGGCGCGCAACTGTCGACCGTTCGTCAACTCGCGAGCAGTCTCGGTGTTTTGCCGTCAACCCTCATGAGTCGATTCTTTCGAGCGCGGCTGCCGGCACCCAAGCGCTATCTCGCGTATACGCGACTGATTCGCGCGGCGCGCTTATTCGAGAACACCGGACTCTCGGTTGCCGATGTCGCCAACCATCTCGACTATTCGTCACCCCAAAGCTTTGGACGGCACGTTCGTACGCTGTTACATCTCACCGCCAGTGAGTTTCGCGCGCGCTATACGGGAGATGCGATGTCGGAACGATTTCGCGCCGACCTCGTGCTGCCGTATCTGGATCGGCTCCAAACCTTGCGACCACTCGCGGTGCGGGCGACGGTGCGGGCGGTCGCCGTTCCCGGTACTATTTCCGCCGCCGCTTAG
- the dnaN gene encoding DNA polymerase III subunit beta: MRFTISREKLQEGLAAVASAVPSKTTLPVLANLLVQTTEKGIRISGTDLDIAISTEVTADVEAAGAITIPARKLSEIARELPPAPVKISATGDQRITLECGRSRFKLLGLPKSEFPSFPAVHFEKAMRIPSGELQKLIQHTAFAASTEESRPILNGVLWELRPEYMRMVATNGHRLAKMEVPGRTAGTTSDLIIPPKALEQIRRLFPAEEELEVAQGENHLGFRSPFTAVYTRLIEGPYPSYDQVIPKDNDKYAILDKSAFASALKRMSVVASDQTHRIRLSFNAAMVKFSVSTPDLGDAQDEMPVRFVGDPLDIGFNAAYLLEILRYMPTDEVRMTFKAPERAATIEPEGWSDPTKYLCLLMPLRLVD; encoded by the coding sequence ATGCGCTTTACAATTTCGCGGGAAAAACTCCAGGAAGGGCTCGCCGCGGTTGCCTCCGCGGTCCCCTCCAAAACCACGTTGCCGGTTCTCGCGAACTTGCTCGTGCAGACAACCGAGAAAGGCATCCGGATTTCCGGTACCGATCTCGATATTGCCATAAGCACGGAAGTGACCGCCGACGTCGAGGCAGCGGGAGCGATTACGATTCCGGCGCGAAAGCTGTCGGAGATCGCTCGCGAGCTTCCGCCGGCCCCAGTCAAAATTTCGGCGACCGGCGACCAGCGCATCACCCTCGAGTGTGGGCGCTCACGCTTCAAGTTGCTTGGACTCCCAAAGAGTGAGTTTCCAAGCTTCCCGGCTGTGCATTTCGAAAAGGCAATGCGTATTCCGTCTGGTGAGTTGCAAAAACTCATTCAACACACGGCCTTCGCAGCAAGTACCGAGGAGAGCCGACCGATTCTCAACGGTGTGCTCTGGGAGCTTCGCCCGGAGTACATGCGCATGGTCGCCACGAATGGACATCGCTTGGCGAAAATGGAAGTTCCGGGACGGACCGCCGGCACAACCAGCGATCTCATTATTCCGCCAAAAGCGCTCGAACAGATCCGACGCCTCTTTCCGGCAGAAGAGGAACTCGAGGTCGCGCAGGGTGAAAATCACCTCGGCTTCCGTTCACCGTTCACCGCCGTGTACACCCGCCTCATCGAAGGCCCGTACCCGAGCTATGATCAGGTGATTCCCAAGGACAACGACAAGTACGCCATTCTCGACAAGAGTGCGTTTGCTAGCGCGCTGAAGCGAATGTCCGTCGTGGCGTCCGACCAAACACACCGAATTCGCCTCTCGTTCAACGCCGCGATGGTGAAGTTCAGTGTGAGCACACCGGACCTTGGCGACGCCCAAGACGAAATGCCCGTACGGTTTGTTGGAGATCCGCTCGACATCGGCTTCAACGCGGCCTATCTGCTTGAGATTCTCCGCTATATGCCGACGGATGAAGTGCGCATGACCTTCAAGGCACCAGAGCGTGCGGCGACGATCGAACCGGAAGGCTGGTCCGATCCCACCAAATACCTCTGTCTGTTGATGCCGCTGCGCCTGGTGGACTAA